A single region of the Ferroacidibacillus organovorans genome encodes:
- the grpE gene encoding nucleotide exchange factor GrpE, whose amino-acid sequence MQEQKASGAEHADDTLERESASSTAEMDIDAAEQGAENDDAKSIAEFIQAFEKLKAEYDESQNRYLRLQADYDNFRRRTRQEREETAAYANSKLIGELLPVLDNFSLAMRAAGNGESEGLVKGVTMVYDQLQRVLTSSGVEKIECLGSIFDPNLHEAVVSEPAEGVESGKILEVLRDGYTLSGKVIRPAMVKIAS is encoded by the coding sequence GTGCAAGAACAAAAGGCGAGTGGAGCGGAGCACGCCGATGATACGCTAGAGCGTGAGTCCGCGAGTTCAACTGCGGAGATGGACATCGATGCTGCCGAACAAGGGGCAGAAAATGATGACGCAAAATCAATCGCCGAGTTTATTCAAGCGTTTGAGAAATTAAAAGCGGAGTATGATGAGTCACAAAATCGCTACTTGCGCCTTCAGGCTGACTATGACAACTTTCGCCGGCGGACGCGCCAAGAGCGCGAAGAAACGGCGGCGTATGCCAACAGCAAACTCATCGGTGAACTGCTTCCGGTGCTCGACAATTTTTCACTCGCGATGAGAGCCGCCGGGAACGGTGAGTCTGAAGGGTTGGTCAAAGGTGTCACGATGGTATACGACCAGTTACAGCGTGTACTCACATCGTCTGGCGTCGAAAAAATAGAGTGCCTCGGATCAATCTTTGATCCTAATTTACACGAGGCGGTCGTCTCTGAACCGGCCGAAGGTGTAGAGTCTGGCAAGATTCTTGAGGTCTTGCGTGACGGGTATACACTCTCTGGCAAAGTGATCAGACCGGCGATGGTAAAAATCGCATCTTAG
- the dnaK gene encoding molecular chaperone DnaK yields MAKVIGIDLGTTNSCVAVMEGGEAVVIPNAEGNRTTPSVVGFAKNGERLVGDVAKRQAVTNPDGTVISIKRHMGTEHKTMIDGKGYTPPEISAMILQKLKADAEAYLGETVTQAVITVPAYFNDSQRQATKDAGKIAGLEVLRIVNEPTAAALAYGLDKSNDHTILVYDLGGGTFDVSILELGDGVFEVKATSGNNRLGGDDFDERIMKYLIDTFKKEQGIDLSKDRMAMQRLKDAAEKAKKELSGVMSTAISLPFISADASGPKHLEVNLTRAKFDELTADLVEATLAPTRQALRDANLTVDKIEKVILVGGSTRIPAVVDAIKKLTGKEPSKGVNPDEVVALGAAIQAGVLTGDVTGVLLLDVTPLSLGIETLGGVMTRLIERNTTIPTSKKQVFSTAADNQTTVDIHVLQGEREFARDNKTLGRFQLHDIPPAPRGIPQIEVTFDLDANGIVNVSAKDLGTGKMQNITITSSGGLAKEEVERMVKEAELNAEADRKRREETELRNQADSLVYQTDKTIKDLGDKADVAEKEKAEAAKKKLQDALAGTDIEAIRAAHDELSSAVQALSMKLYEQAAQAGETPPTSDHVVDADYNVVDEEKK; encoded by the coding sequence ATGGCAAAAGTTATCGGTATTGACCTTGGGACCACCAACTCTTGTGTAGCGGTTATGGAAGGCGGAGAAGCGGTTGTCATTCCAAATGCTGAAGGAAACCGCACGACACCGTCTGTTGTTGGTTTTGCCAAAAATGGCGAACGTTTGGTAGGCGATGTCGCAAAGCGGCAAGCGGTGACAAACCCGGATGGGACGGTCATCTCGATCAAGCGGCATATGGGTACAGAACATAAGACGATGATTGATGGAAAAGGATATACACCGCCGGAGATTTCGGCGATGATTCTCCAAAAACTAAAGGCTGACGCGGAAGCGTACCTGGGCGAGACTGTGACACAAGCTGTCATCACCGTTCCTGCGTATTTTAACGACAGCCAGCGGCAGGCCACGAAAGACGCGGGAAAAATTGCAGGGCTCGAAGTTTTGCGCATCGTGAACGAGCCGACAGCAGCGGCGCTCGCATACGGTCTTGACAAGTCAAACGATCACACCATCCTCGTGTATGACCTTGGCGGCGGTACATTTGACGTCTCCATTCTTGAGCTTGGCGACGGCGTGTTTGAGGTGAAAGCGACGAGCGGCAACAATCGTCTTGGCGGTGACGATTTTGACGAACGGATCATGAAATACCTGATTGATACGTTTAAAAAAGAGCAGGGAATTGATCTCAGCAAGGACCGGATGGCGATGCAGCGCCTGAAAGACGCGGCGGAAAAAGCGAAAAAGGAACTCTCCGGTGTGATGTCAACGGCGATCTCGCTTCCGTTTATCTCAGCGGATGCATCTGGCCCGAAACATCTCGAGGTCAACCTCACGCGCGCCAAATTTGATGAGTTGACGGCAGATTTGGTTGAGGCGACACTCGCGCCGACGCGTCAAGCGCTTCGCGATGCGAACCTTACGGTCGACAAGATTGAGAAGGTCATTCTGGTGGGTGGCTCGACGCGTATTCCGGCAGTTGTCGACGCGATTAAAAAACTGACGGGAAAAGAGCCTTCAAAGGGCGTGAATCCAGACGAAGTCGTGGCGCTTGGCGCGGCAATTCAGGCTGGCGTTCTGACCGGAGATGTCACTGGGGTTTTGTTGCTTGACGTCACACCGCTGTCCCTTGGAATTGAGACGCTCGGCGGCGTGATGACCCGGTTGATTGAGCGAAACACGACCATTCCAACATCGAAAAAACAGGTATTCTCAACGGCGGCAGACAATCAGACAACCGTTGACATCCACGTACTTCAAGGCGAGCGTGAATTTGCCCGCGACAACAAGACGCTCGGGCGTTTTCAACTGCATGACATTCCGCCTGCGCCGCGCGGCATTCCGCAAATCGAAGTCACGTTTGATCTCGACGCAAACGGCATTGTCAACGTCTCTGCGAAGGACCTCGGCACAGGGAAGATGCAAAACATCACCATCACATCTTCGGGCGGTCTTGCCAAAGAGGAAGTTGAGCGCATGGTGAAGGAAGCAGAGCTTAATGCGGAGGCAGATCGCAAGCGCCGCGAAGAGACAGAACTTCGCAACCAGGCAGACAGCCTTGTGTACCAGACGGATAAAACGATCAAAGACCTTGGCGACAAGGCGGATGTAGCTGAGAAAGAAAAGGCTGAAGCTGCGAAAAAGAAACTGCAGGACGCACTTGCAGGGACGGATATCGAAGCGATTCGCGCGGCGCATGACGAACTTAGCAGCGCGGTGCAGGCATTGTCTATGAAACTCTATGAGCAGGCGGCGCAAGCGGGCGAGACGCCGCCAACGAG